Genomic window (Dyadobacter fanqingshengii):
GCCAAAACGATGAGCAGGCTTTTGACGAGCTCGCCAAGCGCCGTTACCGCCTTCTGTTTAATTATGCTACAAAATTTACCAAAGACACGGAGCTGATCAAGGACTGCATTCAGGACCTGTTTTTGGAATTATGGTATCGCAGGACCCGCCTTACCGACACTTCCTATGTTACAGTTTACCTCATTTGCGCGCTGCGAAACAATCTTTTACGGAAATTGAAAGTCAATACGCGCCTCGACGATTCAGCCGACATTGGCGCCAGCTGCGAAGGTTTCACGGATAACCTGACGGTGGAAACAATGCTGATCAGTTCCGAATCCATGTCGCAAAAAGAACGTGAGATCCGCAATGCGATCAACCGCCTGCCTAAACGCCAGCAGGAAGTGATTTTTCTCAAATTTTACGAGGGTTTGTCCAACGATGAGATCGCCAAAGTAATGGAGATCGAACGCCAAACGGTTTCCAACTTCATTTACAGAGCCATTGCCCAGCTCAAAAATGACCTGCCTTCCTTCTCGAATGTCATACCGCAAATTATTTTAGCATTTTTTCTAAAATTTTTATCATAAAAAGGGTATCCGATTTCCGTCGCGGACTATTTCATAATATATAGTCCAACAAAAACGGAAAATGCAGGATTACGCACGATATGACATTAAAGATTTCCTGGCCGACGAGGCATTTTGCAGATGGGTGCTGCATCAAAAACCTGCCGACAACGCTTTTTGGGAAAACTGGGTCCGTAATAACCCCGATCGTGCAAGCATTGTTACGACTGCAAAGGAGCTGATCTCGGAAATCCATCACGCACAAAATTATCTTAGCGAAGATGAGCTGCAACGTGAATTGCAACGCTTGTCTGCCGCAAGGAAATCGGCAACCGAAGAATTGGAATATGCGGAACCTTCCAACACATGGATCAGTCGGTTTTCGCTCGCATTAGGTGTCCTCACATGCCTGATTGTCCTTTTTTATTTTTATACAAATTCTCCCTTAAAAACGGTCAAGTCGCAAATCAGCCAAGAGTCTTTGAACGATAAGGAAAATGAAAAATGGATTGAAGTAACTAATGATCAGTCTAATACAAAACACATTGCGTTACCCGACGGCAGCTCTGTGAGACTTTCGCCCGAAAGCAAGCTCAGTTACCCGGCCAAATTCGTGCAGCATGAGCGCGAAGTTTTGCTGAATGGCGAGGCGTTTTTTGATGTGACCAAAAATCCTGAAAGTCCTTTTAAAGTCTACACCAGTGATGTGGTTACCACGGTTTTGGGCACCAGTTTTACTGTAAAAGCATTTGATCATGACAAAGATGTGCGCGTTGTGGTCAAAACGGGAAGGGTGACCGTTTCGGCAAATGCGCCGCAAACCAAAACACAGGAGCCGGAGAAGAACGAACTCGTCCTGTTACCCAACCAGCAGGTCGTATATCACCGCGACGATCAGAAAATGAAGCGTTCGCTCATTGAAAATCCTGCACAGGTCGGCCCGACAGACATTACTAATCAAAACCTCGTTTTTGACAATGCACCGGTTGCAAAGGTTTTTGAATCACTCCAAAAACGATACGAAGTCCAGATCATTTACGATGCCGATTTAATGGCCGGTTGCCAGCTTACCGCAGAGCTTGGTCAGGAGCCATTATTTGAAAAACTCGGCATGATCTGCAAAGCCATACAAGCGCGCTATGAATTGATCGACGGGCAGATCGTGATCCACGGAAGCTCGTGTAAATAACATTGAAATACTATTCCTAACCCTTAAAACGAACATTTATGAGCCAATCCAGTCACCCGCCCTGACGTAAAAACAAACAAGCCGACGATGCTGTAACATCCCCGGCCTGTTTTTTCCCCCTTCTTAATTCCCATTAATACTCCGGTTCGCTAAAACCGGAACAGGGGAGTTTTGTATCTCATTTTTCCAAAAAAGCATACATACAAATCTATGAAAATTAGTACGAAACCGATCAGGATTTTACTCAAAATCATGCGCATGTCAATTTATCAGCTGATCCTGTCTATCCTATGCACAACATTGGTTGCGGCCAATGACAGTCGGGCCCAGGAATTACTGAACCGTCGGATTTCACTGGATCTGGATGATCAGAAAATAAGCGTCGCACTCCGGCAGATCAGCCGTCAGGCGTCCGTGCGTTTCATGTATAGTCCGCAGGTGATCCCTGTTGAGAACAAAGTGACCTTACATGTCCATAATGAGCCGCTTAATGTGGTTCTCGAGTCGCTTTTCAAGCCATTGAACATTGGTTACGAAGTCTCCGGCAACCAGCTTGTGCTCAGCATTATTCCTGATTTGAAACCATTAAACCCTCAACCGGCGGAAGAGCAAAAACCCGTTGACAGGAACATTAAAGGATCAGTAAAAGACGAAAAAGGCGCACCATTGCCCGGCGTGAGCATTGTGGTAAAAGGCACACAGCGCGGCTCATTGAGCGATACGGATGGGAATTTTGACGTTAGCATTCCCGACGGCGAGCATACGATCATTTTCTCTTTTGTGGGTTACCTGAGCCAGGAAATTCCGGTGGGCAACCAGAGCACGATGGACATTGTGTTGAAAGACGATTTGAAAGCATTGCAGGAAGTGGTCGTGGTCGGTTACGGAACCCAGAAAAAAGTGAATCTGACTGGCTCCGTGGCTTCCGTGGAAGGCGAAGAACTGCTTAAAACACCCGCAACAAACATTACCAACTCGCTCGTAGGCAGGCTTCCGGGCCTTATTGCGGTAAATGGAAACGGAAAGCCCGGCGCAGGATCGTCCATTTCCATCCGCGGCGCCAGCACATTCGGCGATAACAGCGCATTGATCGTCGTCGACGGCATTATACGGACTTTCGACCAGATCGATCCCAATGAAGTGGAGAGCATTTCCATACTAAAAGACGCCTCCGCAACAGCAGTTTACGGTTCGAGAGCGGCCAACGGTGTTATTTTGGTTACTACAAAACGCGGTGCGACGGGCAAGCCAACATTCAATTACAACGGTTTTGCAGGCTTTCAGCAGCCTACGCAATATCCAAAAGTGCTGAGCGCCTATGAATATGCGGTTACAAAAAATAAGGCCGTTCAAAATCTCGGCAAGCCCATTCAATATTCCGATCAGCAATTGGAAGACATCCGCAATGGCGTGCTTCCTGAATATGACTGGTATGGCAATACATTGAAAAAGCAATCTTTTCAAACCCAACAAAACCTGAGTGTGAGCGGCGGCTCGGATGCGATCCGCTATTTTCTTTCACTGGGTTACCTGGATCAGGACGGCATGTACGACCGCATCAATTTTCAGCGCTATTCCATACGGACCAATGTAGATGCGAAAATCAATAAAAACCTGACCATATCGGCGGACATTGACGCCAGCGCCAGAAACACCAACCAAAGTGCCTACGCGCCCGAATCTATTTTCGACGACATTGTGGCCGCCTATCCGCTGGACAAAGCTTATAACCCCGACGGGACCATTTTTTACACCCGCGAGCAACATCCGGTTGAAGAGATCAAAACCGGCTATAACCGCATGCGGAACAACATTCTGCAAGCTACATTGACGGTGAAACATGAATTGCCGTTTATCAAAGGTTTATCTGTTTTAGGAAGGGCATCTTTTGGCCGTGAGTATTCCAATAACAAGCATTACAATGTGCCTATTTTCATGAACCGCCAGGACGTTGACGGCAACACGCTGGAAATTTATCCTTACGGTGGCTGGAATGGCAAAACTTCCTTAACGCAATCATTCAGCGAGTATAATACAACCACATTGAATGCCTCGCTGAATTATTCACGCAGCTTCGGCCCGCACGAATTGGGCGGCTTGCTCCTGTTCGAACAGCTTGATGCGAAAGGCAACAATTTTTATGGTTTCCGCACCAATTTCCCCGCCCAGGGCTTGGATGAATTTTTCTACGGCGGTGAAAGTCAGAAAGATGCCAACGGTGGCTCGTTCACAGACGGTCGCCGCGGTGCCATTGCGCGGGTTAATTACAGTTTTCAGCAGCGTTATTTGTTCGAAGCATCATTCAGAAGGGACGGTTCTGTGGCGTTTCCGTCCTCCAAGAAATACGGATTTTTCCCAGCTGTGTCTGCCGGCTGGCGCATTATTGAAGAACCTTTTCTTAAAAACAGCGCCGCGCTTTCATTCCTCGATAACCTGAAATTGCGTGCATCTTACGGCGTCGTGGGTAACGACCGCAATGTGTACACGGGCTATCTTTTGAGGAACCCCACATTCCAGTATTCGCAGGTTTACAATCCGTCGGGAACCATTGTATCGGGCACAGAAGGCCTTTCCACCATTGCACCGGGCATTTTGCCCAACCCGGATGTGACCTGGGAAACGGCGTCGGTTTCGGATGTTGGTCTGGAAGGTTCGTTGTGGAAAGGTAAATTGCAGTTTGAAGTGGATCTGTTTTACAAAAGAACTTCCAACATTCTCCGCACACGTATACGCTCCATTCCGGGCACACTAGGTGCGCAGTTGCCGGCGGAAAATTATGCCAAAGTGGATAACAAGGGCATTGAGTTCATGCTGAGCCACCAGAACAGTTTTCAGGCTTTGAAATATTTTGTAAAACTGAACGGAAGCTTCTCGCAAAGCAAAGTGATTACATTGGACGAACCCGCCAACACACCTGATTATCTGTTGCAAACAGGTCGCCCGCTGGGCTTTATTACCGGTTACAAGGCACTGGGTTTTTTCCAATCAGACGAGGAAGTGACTGCTTACTTGCCGCAATTCAATGGCGGACAAAAAGCCGGTGATGTGAAATACGCAGACATTAACGGCGATCAGAAAGTGGATGCGAATGACCTGACAATCATATCCATGGACAACAATGTGCCGAAAGTGATCGGCGGCTTGTCATTCGGCGGCTCGCTTAAAGGTTTTGATCTGAATGTCCTTTTCCAGGCAGCAGGACGTGTACGACAAGTGCTTTACGGCGCTGCCAGGGACTTTTTCCAGGGTGGTTCACGCAATACGTATGTGGATCTGCTGGACCACTGGTCGCCTGAGAATCCTGATGCACTGTATCCGAGACCGTGGGAAGGCCCTCACCCGAATAACTCCCTCACTTCCAGCCTATATCTAAGAAATGCAAGCTATGTGCGGTTAAGGTCCATCGACTTTGGCTATACATTACCTTCAGAGCTGATCAAGAAAATCGGTGTGCGCAATGTGCGGGTTTATTTCTCGGGAGCTAATCTTTTAGTTTGGTCAAAAATGAAAATGTTTGATCCTGAAATTGAGAACACAACCGGCACCTACTACCCGCAGCAGCGCACGCTGAACCTGGGCCTGAACCTTACTTTTTAATCAGTTAATGTTTACTGTCATGACAAAAATATTTGCCAAAACACTGCTGGTTGTAATGATCCTTATGACCACCGCCTGCAACGAAGAATTCCTCGAACGCCAGGCCACCGAGTCCATTCCCGAGGAAAATGTCTTCGAAGATCCTGCGCTGATCCAGCTTTTTGTGAACAATATGTATCTGGATGTGCCCGGCTTTGATCACAGTTTGTATGATAACATTACCGACGAATCGCGCAGCTACTGGGGCGGCGGACCGCGCAATGTGGTACAAGGCCAATGGTTTCCAGACAATAATCCGATGGAATACTGGGCCTATGGACCCGTAAGGAAGACCAATATGTTCCTGAGTAAGATTGACGCGGCCGATGTAGAGGAAGAGCAAAAAACAAATTTCAAAGGACAGGTAAAATTCCTGCGTGCGATGCTCTATTTCAATATGATCAAACGCTATGGCGGCGTGCCCATTATTACTGAGCCACAAGGACTTGATGACGATCTTTTTGTAGCCAAGCAGACTACTGACGAAAGCTTTGACTTTGTTATAAAAGAACTGGAAGAAGCCATTCCGCTTTTGCCCGAAACGCATGGCACCCGCGCTGTGGATGTGGGAAAAGCTAACAGACACTCTGCAAAGGCATTTTTAGGACGCGTGCTAACTTTTTATGCAAGCGCTTTATACAATCCGGCGGGTGACGTTTCGCGCTGGCAAAAAGCCGCGCTGGTCAACAAAGAAGTGATGGATGCCGGTAATTATAAGCTTCATGGAAATTTCCGCAACATTATGCTCGATAAGAACAATGAGGAAGAGATTTTCAGTGTGCAAT
Coding sequences:
- a CDS encoding TonB-dependent receptor; translated protein: MKISTKPIRILLKIMRMSIYQLILSILCTTLVAANDSRAQELLNRRISLDLDDQKISVALRQISRQASVRFMYSPQVIPVENKVTLHVHNEPLNVVLESLFKPLNIGYEVSGNQLVLSIIPDLKPLNPQPAEEQKPVDRNIKGSVKDEKGAPLPGVSIVVKGTQRGSLSDTDGNFDVSIPDGEHTIIFSFVGYLSQEIPVGNQSTMDIVLKDDLKALQEVVVVGYGTQKKVNLTGSVASVEGEELLKTPATNITNSLVGRLPGLIAVNGNGKPGAGSSISIRGASTFGDNSALIVVDGIIRTFDQIDPNEVESISILKDASATAVYGSRAANGVILVTTKRGATGKPTFNYNGFAGFQQPTQYPKVLSAYEYAVTKNKAVQNLGKPIQYSDQQLEDIRNGVLPEYDWYGNTLKKQSFQTQQNLSVSGGSDAIRYFLSLGYLDQDGMYDRINFQRYSIRTNVDAKINKNLTISADIDASARNTNQSAYAPESIFDDIVAAYPLDKAYNPDGTIFYTREQHPVEEIKTGYNRMRNNILQATLTVKHELPFIKGLSVLGRASFGREYSNNKHYNVPIFMNRQDVDGNTLEIYPYGGWNGKTSLTQSFSEYNTTTLNASLNYSRSFGPHELGGLLLFEQLDAKGNNFYGFRTNFPAQGLDEFFYGGESQKDANGGSFTDGRRGAIARVNYSFQQRYLFEASFRRDGSVAFPSSKKYGFFPAVSAGWRIIEEPFLKNSAALSFLDNLKLRASYGVVGNDRNVYTGYLLRNPTFQYSQVYNPSGTIVSGTEGLSTIAPGILPNPDVTWETASVSDVGLEGSLWKGKLQFEVDLFYKRTSNILRTRIRSIPGTLGAQLPAENYAKVDNKGIEFMLSHQNSFQALKYFVKLNGSFSQSKVITLDEPANTPDYLLQTGRPLGFITGYKALGFFQSDEEVTAYLPQFNGGQKAGDVKYADINGDQKVDANDLTIISMDNNVPKVIGGLSFGGSLKGFDLNVLFQAAGRVRQVLYGAARDFFQGGSRNTYVDLLDHWSPENPDALYPRPWEGPHPNNSLTSSLYLRNASYVRLRSIDFGYTLPSELIKKIGVRNVRVYFSGANLLVWSKMKMFDPEIENTTGTYYPQQRTLNLGLNLTF
- a CDS encoding RNA polymerase sigma factor, giving the protein MRKSTPVPEDEPHLGELWNRFRQNDEQAFDELAKRRYRLLFNYATKFTKDTELIKDCIQDLFLELWYRRTRLTDTSYVTVYLICALRNNLLRKLKVNTRLDDSADIGASCEGFTDNLTVETMLISSESMSQKEREIRNAINRLPKRQQEVIFLKFYEGLSNDEIAKVMEIERQTVSNFIYRAIAQLKNDLPSFSNVIPQIILAFFLKFLS
- a CDS encoding FecR family protein, with the translated sequence MQDYARYDIKDFLADEAFCRWVLHQKPADNAFWENWVRNNPDRASIVTTAKELISEIHHAQNYLSEDELQRELQRLSAARKSATEELEYAEPSNTWISRFSLALGVLTCLIVLFYFYTNSPLKTVKSQISQESLNDKENEKWIEVTNDQSNTKHIALPDGSSVRLSPESKLSYPAKFVQHEREVLLNGEAFFDVTKNPESPFKVYTSDVVTTVLGTSFTVKAFDHDKDVRVVVKTGRVTVSANAPQTKTQEPEKNELVLLPNQQVVYHRDDQKMKRSLIENPAQVGPTDITNQNLVFDNAPVAKVFESLQKRYEVQIIYDADLMAGCQLTAELGQEPLFEKLGMICKAIQARYELIDGQIVIHGSSCK